CGTACATAGCTCTCATTGAATTCACGTCTCAAACTCGACCACTATTATCCACCATTGCGCGGGAATTCACAATTCAAACTAACCACTTTGTATACAAATAAATAGTCgtagccccacatgtcagtgtcacTATTAGAGAAAGTTTTACACCTCCTCTTCCAATTTCCGGGTGCAGAGAGCGTTTATCACGGCCCTGAACCCTCCAAAAATATTTGCCGAGCAGAGAGAATCCCAATGCATCTCCCTCTCTCATCTCTCACGACGCCCACCTttcgctgctccctctcctaatttaattttttttccccaaaatcttctctttttaatttttttttgattcaAATAATCTCAAGAGAAGTCTTCATCGCGAACATAAATAAAACGCGAGGTGTGGGTGACGCGTCCATCCACCGAGATAAACCCCAAGAGAAACCTCTCCTCCCAtggcggcgatgggcggcggcgcgggaggaggaggaagggggccACGGGACATGAGGCTGACGATGCAGGAGGCTGCCAAGAAGCTGTCCCTGTGGGACTCGGCCACGTTCCGCCCAATCCTCACCCACGTCGAGCTCGAgcccatcctcgccgccgccgggttcgTCGCgctgcccacgccgccgccaccgacgacgacgcagggcggcggcgcggcgggcgcggggcAGCCGGTGGCGTGGAGGGAGTACGCGTTCATCGgggtcgcggcggcggggcggcggcggcggagcggcaatgcggcggtggcggccggcgtgggGTGGCTCGGCCCGCGGCCGCGGCTGCCGTGCCCGCGCGTCGACGCGCTCCACCTCCGCACGTACCAGGCGTTCCTCGGCGCCGTCGAGTTCTACCTCGGCGCCCTCCGCGTGGCCAGCCTCTTCCACGTCAGGTCagtcccctcctcctcctccccccgccatGGCCGGattcttctcctcttttttttgtttctttcttgtttttttctaCCAACTTTTTAGCCTGTTGCTGTTGCACGCTTGTTGCATCGTCCACGTAGACATTGTCATCTCAATCCCATCCAATTCAACTCAAAATACAAAAGGAAACTAATATTATATGAacttttttatgaaattttcttCGTCGAgaatttaaaaagaaactaatattATATGAATCTTCTTTATGTAATTTTCTCTCCGTtgagaatttaaaaataaactaatattATATGAACCTTTTTGATGAAATTTTCTCCGTTGAGAATTTCCCGCTGTAATGAATCGGATGGATTGTTTAGCGTGTGATTAGTGATATTGATATTAGGATGGGAAAGGTTGATTAGGTGAACGCTAATCTCGTGTTAGGTGTGTCTCTGACGCTTTTTGGTGCGGTTTCGCTAGAAAATCGATCGGTGTATACATCGTGATCGCTTTCTTGAACTTCAGCTATTATTAgcgtgtgattttttttgtgtgattttgATGACGGCTTTGGTTTGTCACATCGAAGCTGATCCTGCTATTAATCTCGCTAGTGTGGATAATTAATTATCCAGGATATGATGATAGATACTGCTGCATAAAAAGGCTGAGAAGCTAACTCGTTTTTCAGATGAAGGAAACGTTAAGTCATGCTTTGGTTAAAGCCTTGTAGCCTTTTTAATTTGGTGCCTTGTGTTATTGAAAAAGTCGTGATAAATTTCTGTTCGTCATGCGAAAGAGAGAGATATCATGAGCAAGTACAAGTACAGCTGGTAAAAAATCGTTCCAAAAATCTTCACTTGCAAAAAAATATTCGGAAAAAAAGGTAAAAGAGGGAGATATCATAACCAAGTACAAGTACAGCTGGTAAAAATCGTTCCAAAAATCTTCGCTTGCAAAAAatattcggaaaaaaaaaaggtaaagaaGGCATTAGTTGTGGTGAGGTAGTTGGGCTTTTTTCTTGAGAGGCCCAGCCACATTCAACGATAAAAAGGCCAGCCCAAATACTGACTAGCCTAAACATCGGGTCCAATCATAATGAGCAACTGATTGTTAGTGTTAGAGGATGAAAACGGTTGGAAAcgatatcatttttttattttttttaaatgattgaaaatttttatacTTACTAATTTGTTTATTTAGTTTCAACTTTAATGCGACGCtgataaaaattagaaaaactaaattttagaaACGGTAATAGTCGGTATAGATATCATTCTTAGATTAGTTTTGCAAAAAGGAAACGATACGATCGGGAAATTTCCATACTGTTTTCACCCCTTGATTGATTGTACCTGTAATTGTTAGATCAAATCCTTGAAAACCAATTCAGTGAACTTTTGACACGATTTTATGATTCGTCTTTGGAGATAAGAAACGATTTGATATTGATGAATCCCTCCATTTAATTGATTTCTTGATCCttctttccttcttcttctcttcttgatCATCGTGAAATCGAAATCA
The Oryza glaberrima chromosome 8, OglaRS2, whole genome shotgun sequence DNA segment above includes these coding regions:
- the LOC127782415 gene encoding uncharacterized protein LOC127782415, whose protein sequence is MAAMGGGAGGGGRGPRDMRLTMQEAAKKLSLWDSATFRPILTHVELEPILAAAGFVALPTPPPPTTTQGGGAAGAGQPVAWREYAFIGVAAAGRRRRSGNAAVAAGVGWLGPRPRLPCPRVDALHLRTYQAFLGAVEFYLGALRVASLFHVRCMPVTTAQDRVFDKVFRVMRSHGVEDDGLIVYRDGTLDDATYAVCSEHSPVQDVGYHVIPGNTCVELGYLKSGRIAGNCDEETCCRGGAAAADIARARKLEPQ